From Streptomyces griseorubiginosus, one genomic window encodes:
- a CDS encoding ABC transporter permease yields the protein MSATTDLTEPAASAAEPAAADTARRRVDLGRFRELSLVPAILVLMVIGFIVSPAFLTADNLIGVAQQSTELSLLVLATTFILICGRMDLSLESTIGVAPVIAVWLVLPSSGGRFTGLGLFPEWTAVPLCLLVGAAIGAVNGFLILKLRLNGFIVTLGALTMLRGLQVALSEGQSIVELPSSFTYLGKASWLGVPAAIWVCAVLFAIGGSALAWLRHGRALYAIGGNAEAARTAGIRVDRIVWVVLILGSLLAAFAGILYTGHYGSISATQGSGWIFQVFAATVIGGVSLNGGKGSVFGALTGVLTLQLVINVMTLAGVPPLWNQFLNGAIIIVALIISRFASGEKQE from the coding sequence ATGTCCGCCACCACAGATCTCACCGAGCCCGCAGCGAGTGCGGCGGAGCCGGCCGCAGCGGACACCGCCCGCCGCCGGGTCGACCTCGGCCGCTTCCGTGAACTGTCCCTGGTCCCGGCCATCCTCGTCCTGATGGTGATCGGGTTCATCGTCTCGCCGGCCTTCCTCACCGCCGACAACCTCATCGGCGTCGCCCAGCAGTCCACCGAGCTGAGCCTGCTCGTCCTCGCGACCACCTTCATCCTCATCTGCGGACGGATGGACCTGTCCCTGGAGTCGACCATCGGCGTGGCCCCGGTCATCGCCGTGTGGCTCGTACTGCCGTCCAGCGGCGGGCGGTTCACGGGTCTGGGGCTGTTTCCCGAGTGGACGGCGGTCCCGCTCTGCCTGCTGGTCGGCGCGGCGATCGGCGCTGTCAACGGCTTCCTCATCCTCAAACTGCGCCTCAACGGATTCATCGTCACCCTCGGCGCCCTGACCATGCTGCGCGGACTCCAGGTCGCCCTCTCCGAGGGCCAGTCCATCGTGGAGCTGCCGTCCTCGTTCACGTACCTGGGCAAGGCGTCGTGGCTGGGCGTCCCGGCCGCCATCTGGGTCTGCGCGGTGCTCTTCGCGATCGGCGGCAGCGCGCTGGCGTGGCTGCGGCACGGCCGCGCGCTGTACGCGATCGGCGGCAACGCCGAGGCGGCCCGCACCGCGGGCATCCGCGTCGACCGGATCGTCTGGGTGGTGCTGATCCTCGGCAGCCTGCTCGCCGCGTTCGCCGGCATCCTCTACACCGGTCACTACGGTTCCATCTCCGCCACCCAGGGCAGCGGCTGGATCTTCCAGGTCTTCGCCGCGACCGTCATCGGCGGGGTCAGCCTCAACGGGGGCAAGGGGTCCGTGTTCGGCGCCCTCACCGGTGTCCTCACCCTCCAGCTGGTCATCAACGTCATGACCCTGGCGGGCGTACCGCCCCTGTGGAACCAGTTCCTCAACGGTGCGATCATCATCGTCGCCCTGATCATCTCCCGCTTCGCCTCCGGAGAGAAGCAGGAGTAA
- a CDS encoding sugar ABC transporter ATP-binding protein translates to MADTATGPGHPAPVAEATGISKRFGATVALRDARISIASGESHALVGRNGAGKSTLVSILTGLQQPDTGTLRFSGEPAPAFGDIDAWRSRVACVYQRSTIIGDLTVAENLFLNRQSAGAVQPIRWKQLRLRAEELLGEYGVAVDPAARAKDLTVEQRQFVEIARALSFGARFIILDEPTAKLDARGIGRLFGKLRDLQDQGVAFLFISHHLQEVYDLCSTVTVYRDATHILTAPVAELGHQALVEAMTGESAAVVAVGESGSPATRAGSAKVLEISGLTLPGACAELSLSVRAGEVIGLAGAAASGNVQVGEAVAGLHRAQDGSISVGGASVRTGSVPSALAAGVGLVPEDRHLQGLVNNRSVAENATLTVTDQLGPWGTVLPARTRAFAQRMIQDLDIKTPGAATPVSALSGGNQQKVVVARALATDPHVLVAIRPTNGVDVKSKEFLLGRIRQVADAGKAALIVSDELDDLKVCDRVVVMFHGQVVAEFDRGWKDEQVVAAMEGVGTPLASAVSGTDEHGR, encoded by the coding sequence ATGGCGGATACCGCGACCGGTCCCGGGCATCCGGCCCCGGTGGCCGAGGCGACCGGCATCAGCAAACGGTTCGGCGCGACCGTCGCCCTGCGCGACGCACGTATCAGCATCGCCTCGGGTGAGTCGCACGCCCTGGTCGGCCGCAACGGCGCCGGCAAGTCGACGCTCGTGTCCATCCTCACCGGTCTCCAGCAGCCCGACACCGGGACCCTGCGCTTCTCGGGCGAACCCGCGCCCGCCTTCGGCGACATCGACGCCTGGCGTTCCCGCGTCGCCTGTGTCTACCAGCGCTCCACGATCATCGGTGACCTGACCGTCGCGGAGAACCTCTTTCTGAACCGGCAGAGCGCCGGCGCGGTGCAGCCCATCCGCTGGAAGCAACTGCGGCTGCGCGCGGAGGAGTTGCTCGGTGAGTACGGCGTGGCCGTCGACCCCGCAGCACGCGCGAAGGACCTCACCGTCGAACAGCGGCAGTTCGTGGAGATCGCCAGGGCGCTGTCCTTCGGCGCCCGCTTCATCATCCTCGACGAACCGACCGCCAAGCTGGATGCCCGCGGCATCGGCCGCCTCTTCGGCAAGCTGCGCGATCTGCAGGACCAGGGCGTCGCCTTCCTCTTCATCTCCCACCACCTGCAAGAGGTGTACGACCTCTGCAGCACGGTCACCGTCTACCGCGACGCGACCCACATCCTGACCGCGCCCGTGGCCGAGCTCGGTCACCAGGCGCTGGTGGAGGCCATGACCGGAGAGTCCGCCGCAGTCGTCGCGGTCGGTGAGAGCGGGTCCCCGGCAACACGGGCCGGCTCCGCGAAGGTGCTGGAGATCAGCGGCCTGACGCTTCCCGGTGCCTGTGCGGAGCTGTCCCTCTCGGTCCGCGCGGGCGAGGTGATCGGGCTCGCGGGTGCCGCGGCCAGCGGCAACGTCCAGGTGGGCGAGGCCGTCGCCGGTCTGCACCGGGCCCAGGACGGCAGCATCTCGGTCGGCGGCGCGAGCGTGCGCACCGGCAGTGTGCCGTCCGCCCTGGCCGCCGGAGTCGGTCTGGTCCCCGAGGACCGCCACCTCCAGGGACTGGTCAACAACCGCAGCGTGGCGGAGAACGCCACCCTGACCGTCACCGACCAGCTCGGCCCGTGGGGCACGGTCCTGCCCGCCCGGACCAGGGCCTTCGCCCAGCGCATGATCCAGGACCTGGACATCAAGACCCCGGGCGCCGCCACCCCGGTCTCCGCCCTCTCCGGCGGCAACCAGCAGAAGGTCGTCGTCGCCCGCGCCCTGGCCACCGACCCCCACGTCCTGGTGGCCATCCGCCCCACCAACGGCGTCGACGTCAAGTCCAAGGAGTTCCTGCTCGGCAGGATCCGGCAGGTAGCCGACGCCGGCAAGGCCGCACTGATCGTCTCCGACGAACTGGACGACCTCAAAGTGTGTGACCGGGTCGTCGTCATGTTCCACGGCCAGGTGGTCGCCGAGTTCGACCGTGGCTGGAAGGACGAACAGGTCGTCGCCGCCATGGAGGGCGTCGGCACCCCCCTCGCATCCGCCGTATCCGGCACCGACGAGCACGGAAGGTAG
- a CDS encoding fumarylacetoacetate hydrolase family protein: MKLLRVGAPGEERPAVRTDDGRLLDLSSVASDIDGTFLAGDGVDRARAAVEAAELPELDAEGLRVGAPVARPGKIVCVGLNYRDHAAETGAPIPPRPVVFMKDPGTVVGPYDEVLIPRGSVKTDWEVELAVVIGRRARYLDGPEAARAVIAGYAVSHDVSEREFQLEYSPQWDLGKSCETFNPLGPWLVTADEVGDPQNLGLHLSVNGVKRQDGHTSDMIFPVAHIVSYLSQYMVLEPGDVINTGTPAGVALGLPSTPYLRSGDTVELSVDGLGGQRQTFGQA, translated from the coding sequence GTGAAACTGCTACGAGTCGGCGCGCCCGGCGAGGAGCGGCCCGCCGTCCGGACCGACGACGGCCGACTGCTGGATCTGTCCTCCGTGGCCTCCGACATCGACGGCACCTTCCTTGCCGGAGACGGCGTCGACCGGGCCCGTGCGGCGGTGGAGGCGGCCGAGCTGCCCGAACTGGACGCGGAGGGTCTGCGGGTCGGCGCGCCTGTCGCCCGTCCCGGCAAGATCGTCTGCGTCGGCCTCAACTACCGCGACCATGCCGCCGAGACCGGAGCGCCGATCCCGCCACGTCCGGTGGTGTTCATGAAGGACCCGGGCACGGTCGTGGGCCCGTACGACGAGGTGCTGATTCCCCGCGGTTCGGTGAAGACGGACTGGGAGGTCGAACTGGCGGTCGTCATCGGCCGCCGCGCCCGCTACCTCGACGGACCGGAAGCCGCCCGCGCGGTGATCGCCGGCTACGCGGTCAGCCACGATGTCTCGGAGCGCGAGTTCCAGCTGGAGTACTCGCCGCAGTGGGACCTGGGCAAGTCCTGCGAGACCTTCAATCCCCTGGGCCCCTGGCTGGTGACCGCCGACGAGGTCGGCGACCCGCAGAACCTCGGACTGCACCTGAGCGTCAACGGCGTGAAGCGGCAGGACGGCCACACCAGCGACATGATCTTCCCGGTCGCCCACATCGTGTCGTACCTGAGCCAGTACATGGTTCTGGAGCCGGGCGACGTGATCAACACCGGTACCCCCGCGGGCGTGGCCCTCGGTCTTCCCAGCACCCCGTATCTGCGTTCCGGCGACACCGTCGAGCTGTCCGTGGACGGACTCGGCGGGCAGCGTCAGACCTTCGGCCAAGCGTGA
- a CDS encoding sugar ABC transporter substrate-binding protein: MKLARPRSTAAGVLAVLAAMTLVTACNRDSSDSAGVSSAAPAIGIDLPRSDSDFWNSYAEYVKKDIKSDGINALPLSNSQNDVTKLVANVQVFENTGAKAVVMAPQDTGAIASTLDTLASKKIPVVSVDTRPDKGDVYMVVRADNKAYGTKACEYLGKQLNGEGKIAELQGALDSINGRDRSEAFAACMKAKFPKIKVFELPTDWKGDVASAKLQSLLAQHPDLNGIYMQAGGVFLQPTLALLEQKKLLKPAGQKGHIAIISNDGIPQEFDAIRKGQIDATISQPADLYAKYALYYAQAAADGKTFKPGKTDHDSTIVQIPNGLEDQLPAPLVTKDNVDDKALWGNNVG; this comes from the coding sequence ATGAAGCTCGCTCGCCCCCGCTCCACCGCCGCAGGCGTCCTCGCCGTCCTGGCGGCGATGACGCTCGTCACCGCGTGCAACCGCGACAGTTCCGACTCGGCCGGCGTGAGCAGTGCCGCTCCGGCCATCGGCATCGACCTGCCGCGCTCGGACTCCGACTTCTGGAACTCCTACGCCGAGTACGTGAAGAAGGACATCAAGTCCGACGGCATCAATGCGCTGCCGCTGAGCAACTCGCAGAACGACGTCACCAAGCTGGTCGCGAACGTGCAGGTGTTCGAGAACACCGGGGCCAAGGCCGTCGTCATGGCGCCCCAGGACACCGGGGCCATCGCCTCCACCCTCGACACCCTCGCGTCGAAGAAGATCCCGGTCGTGAGCGTCGACACCCGGCCCGACAAGGGCGACGTCTACATGGTCGTCCGCGCCGACAACAAGGCGTACGGCACCAAGGCCTGCGAGTACCTCGGCAAGCAGCTGAACGGCGAGGGCAAGATCGCGGAGCTCCAGGGCGCCCTGGACTCGATCAACGGCCGCGACCGCTCCGAGGCCTTCGCGGCCTGCATGAAGGCGAAGTTCCCCAAGATCAAGGTGTTCGAGCTGCCGACCGACTGGAAGGGCGACGTGGCCTCCGCCAAGCTCCAGTCGCTGCTGGCCCAGCACCCGGACCTGAACGGCATCTACATGCAGGCCGGCGGTGTCTTCCTGCAGCCGACCCTGGCCCTGCTCGAGCAGAAGAAGCTGCTCAAGCCGGCGGGCCAGAAGGGCCACATCGCGATCATCTCCAACGACGGCATTCCGCAGGAGTTCGACGCCATCCGCAAGGGCCAGATCGACGCCACGATCTCCCAGCCCGCCGACCTCTACGCCAAGTACGCGCTGTACTACGCCCAGGCCGCGGCCGACGGCAAGACCTTCAAGCCGGGCAAGACCGACCACGACTCCACCATCGTCCAGATCCCGAACGGCCTGGAGGACCAGCTGCCCGCCCCGCTGGTGACCAAGGACAACGTGGACGACAAGGCCCTGTGGGGCAACAACGTCGGCTGA
- a CDS encoding FadR/GntR family transcriptional regulator translates to MALTDEAMDKIKAMIVAGELAPGSRLPKEDVLAQQLGLSRNSLREAVRALTAMRILVSRQGDGTYVSSLEPHLLLETLSFAADVSQGRAALQLLQVRRLLEPQATGLAAAMLQPHDLKELRDLLDRCRSAATVEDFVAHDIAFHLRIVEAVGNPVLSMLLEVLSTRTQRVRIVRGSRTRDALDSAHQDHEAILRALEARDALLAVSAATVHITAVEQWLATSCTDDTLHQIDG, encoded by the coding sequence GTGGCACTGACGGACGAGGCGATGGACAAGATCAAGGCGATGATCGTCGCCGGTGAACTCGCGCCCGGCTCCCGCCTGCCCAAGGAGGATGTCCTCGCGCAACAGCTGGGCCTCTCCCGCAACTCGCTGCGCGAAGCGGTGCGGGCCCTGACCGCCATGCGGATACTGGTCAGCCGACAGGGCGACGGCACCTACGTCTCGAGCCTGGAGCCCCACCTCCTCCTCGAAACGCTGTCCTTCGCGGCGGACGTCTCCCAGGGGCGTGCCGCCCTGCAGTTGCTCCAGGTCCGCAGGCTGCTCGAACCCCAGGCGACCGGACTGGCCGCAGCCATGCTGCAACCGCACGACCTCAAGGAACTCCGCGACCTCCTCGACCGCTGCCGCTCCGCCGCAACCGTCGAGGACTTCGTCGCCCACGACATCGCCTTCCACCTGCGCATCGTCGAAGCCGTCGGCAACCCGGTCCTCTCCATGCTCCTGGAGGTGCTCTCCACCCGCACCCAGCGGGTACGCATCGTCCGGGGCAGCCGCACCCGTGACGCGCTGGACAGCGCCCACCAGGATCACGAGGCGATCCTCCGCGCGCTCGAGGCACGCGACGCGCTGCTCGCGGTCTCCGCCGCGACGGTTCACATCACCGCCGTCGAGCAGTGGCTGGCGACAAGCTGCACCGACGACACCCTCCACCAGATCGACGGCTGA
- a CDS encoding sensor histidine kinase produces MALQQAWDRQRWKSMGQHAFFVTVLALSLPGALAGANMTTGAALSRIAPAAGLALWYAYWIALRGGADRPPLLYLVGALSGWAVMAVVDPAFLPVAMAVLSPYLLRWAWWSAGGVLVLGAAWSWQSLTTDGAVDVRALTGCVLGTAVAVTITCYVATLDHESHKRQRLLDELTATQAERAAAERQAGTLAERQRLAREVHDTLTQGFASIAMLLDAARDDLPPGSPAARRVEQAMRTARDNLAESRRLVHALRPAPLDRTHLAEAVRELTTRLAEETGTEVYTVVTGRPAALPPSTEGELLRVVQESLTNARRHARAMSVSVTLSYLGDVLAIDVQDDGTGFAPAARHTGVGLITMRERIAAVHGTFAVESSPGEGTTVTVTVPLPVEPSASDPSAVSGTERMAPAS; encoded by the coding sequence ATGGCACTGCAACAGGCGTGGGACCGGCAGCGGTGGAAGAGCATGGGGCAGCACGCCTTCTTCGTCACCGTGCTCGCCCTGTCCCTGCCGGGTGCGCTGGCCGGGGCGAACATGACGACCGGCGCCGCGCTGTCGCGGATCGCCCCGGCAGCGGGGCTGGCCCTCTGGTACGCGTACTGGATCGCGCTGCGCGGTGGCGCCGACCGCCCGCCGCTGCTTTACCTCGTCGGGGCCTTGTCGGGGTGGGCGGTCATGGCCGTGGTGGACCCCGCGTTCCTCCCGGTCGCCATGGCGGTGCTGAGCCCGTACTTGCTGCGGTGGGCCTGGTGGTCGGCCGGCGGGGTGCTGGTGCTGGGCGCCGCCTGGTCGTGGCAGAGCCTGACCACGGACGGCGCCGTCGACGTACGGGCACTCACGGGATGCGTACTCGGCACCGCCGTGGCGGTCACGATCACCTGCTACGTCGCGACCCTCGACCACGAGAGTCACAAGCGGCAACGGCTCCTCGACGAGCTCACCGCGACCCAGGCCGAACGCGCGGCAGCGGAACGCCAGGCGGGCACCCTGGCCGAACGCCAGCGCCTGGCCCGTGAGGTCCACGACACACTCACCCAGGGGTTCGCCTCCATCGCCATGCTGCTGGACGCCGCACGCGACGACCTGCCACCCGGCTCCCCCGCGGCCCGCCGCGTCGAGCAGGCCATGCGCACGGCCCGGGACAACCTCGCGGAGAGCCGCCGCCTCGTGCACGCCCTCCGCCCGGCGCCACTGGACCGCACGCACCTGGCCGAGGCGGTCCGTGAACTCACCACCCGCCTCGCGGAGGAGACCGGCACCGAGGTTTACACGGTGGTGACGGGCCGCCCGGCCGCCCTGCCTCCCAGTACCGAGGGCGAGTTGCTGCGGGTCGTGCAGGAGTCACTGACCAACGCCCGGCGGCACGCCCGCGCGATGAGCGTCTCGGTTACGCTGTCGTACCTCGGCGACGTCCTGGCCATCGACGTCCAGGACGACGGCACCGGGTTCGCACCCGCTGCCCGGCATACGGGCGTCGGCCTGATCACCATGCGGGAGCGCATTGCCGCTGTGCACGGCACGTTCGCGGTCGAAAGCTCCCCGGGCGAGGGTACGACCGTCACCGTCACGGTGCCCCTCCCGGTCGAGCCTTCCGCCTCCGACCCCTCAGCCGTGTCGGGCACCGAGCGGATGGCCCCGGCGTCATGA
- a CDS encoding response regulator transcription factor, whose translation MRTSAGPTIRVLLADDHPVVRDGLAAMLSTQPDLTVVGEAATGAEALRQTASLAPDVVLMDLQMPEMDGTTATAAIRAAHPEVRVLVLTTYGTDADITAAVDAGAVGYLLKDTGRHALCEAVRTAARGGAALSPTVASKVLALMRGDRGAGLSGRELEVLSAVARGQSNKQIARALRLSEATVKTHLLHIYAKLDVRDRTAAVTAALGRGIIRMD comes from the coding sequence ATGAGGACGTCGGCCGGTCCCACGATCCGAGTCCTCCTCGCCGACGACCACCCCGTGGTCCGGGACGGGCTTGCCGCCATGCTCTCCACCCAGCCCGATCTCACGGTCGTCGGCGAAGCAGCCACCGGCGCCGAGGCACTGCGCCAGACCGCCTCACTCGCACCCGACGTCGTGCTGATGGACCTGCAGATGCCCGAAATGGACGGCACGACCGCGACCGCCGCCATCCGTGCCGCCCACCCCGAGGTGCGGGTGCTCGTCCTGACCACCTACGGCACGGACGCCGACATCACCGCCGCCGTCGACGCCGGCGCGGTCGGCTACCTGCTCAAGGACACCGGACGACACGCGCTCTGCGAGGCCGTTCGGACCGCGGCTCGGGGAGGCGCGGCACTGTCGCCCACAGTGGCTTCCAAGGTCCTCGCCCTTATGCGCGGCGACCGGGGCGCCGGCTTGTCCGGCAGGGAGCTCGAAGTCCTGTCCGCCGTGGCCCGGGGGCAGAGCAACAAACAGATCGCCCGCGCCCTGCGCCTGTCCGAGGCCACGGTCAAGACCCACCTTCTGCACATCTACGCCAAGCTCGACGTCCGCGACCGGACCGCCGCCGTCACCGCCGCCCTGGGCAGGGGAATCATCCGCATGGACTGA
- the lgt gene encoding prolipoprotein diacylglyceryl transferase, translating to MTLAFIPSPSVSEVHLGPLPLRGYSLMLILGIAAAVWLGGRRWAARGGERTVVTDVALWAVPFGVVGARLYHVITSSEPYFGRGGDPVRALFIWDGGIGIWGAVAGGAVGALIGCRRSGVPLSAYADAVAPGIALGQAIGRWGNWFNQELYGRATALPWALEIDPAHRPEDTPNLTTYHPAFLYESLWCLGVVTLVLWADRRFRLDRGRAFALYAAAYAAGRFWIEYLRVDEAHHILGLRLNDWTALLVLAVAVHYLVATTRRAAGSRDGDRLSQHMHATSSPKN from the coding sequence GTGACCCTGGCCTTCATTCCCAGCCCGTCCGTCAGTGAGGTCCACCTGGGGCCGCTGCCGCTGCGCGGTTACTCACTGATGCTGATCCTCGGCATCGCCGCCGCCGTGTGGCTGGGTGGCCGTCGATGGGCCGCACGCGGCGGAGAGAGGACCGTCGTGACGGACGTCGCTCTGTGGGCGGTCCCCTTCGGCGTGGTCGGCGCCCGCCTCTACCACGTGATCACCTCCAGCGAGCCGTACTTCGGCAGGGGTGGTGATCCGGTCAGGGCCCTGTTCATCTGGGACGGCGGCATCGGTATCTGGGGCGCCGTCGCCGGTGGTGCCGTCGGAGCCTTGATCGGCTGCCGTCGTAGCGGCGTTCCGCTGTCCGCGTACGCCGACGCCGTCGCTCCCGGCATCGCACTGGGGCAGGCCATCGGCCGCTGGGGCAACTGGTTCAACCAGGAACTCTACGGGCGGGCCACCGCACTCCCCTGGGCCCTGGAGATCGACCCCGCGCACCGGCCTGAGGACACCCCGAACCTGACCACGTATCACCCGGCGTTCCTGTACGAGTCGTTGTGGTGTCTCGGTGTCGTCACGCTGGTCCTGTGGGCGGATCGCCGTTTCCGTCTCGACCGGGGGCGGGCGTTCGCGCTGTACGCCGCCGCGTACGCCGCAGGTCGCTTCTGGATCGAGTACCTGCGGGTGGACGAGGCCCACCACATCCTCGGCCTGCGCCTGAACGACTGGACCGCGCTGCTGGTCCTCGCCGTTGCCGTCCACTACCTCGTGGCCACGACGCGGCGCGCGGCCGGCAGCCGGGACGGCGACCGGCTCTCTCAACACATGCATGCCACCAGCAGCCCCAAGAACTGA
- a CDS encoding helix-turn-helix domain-containing protein gives MTSPPADQTLSPQTGRGLRADAERNRCRILAAARHLFATEGLGVSMASVAREAGVGKATLGRRFANRDELVNAVFADRMDAYVDAVTEALADPDPWRGFTGYLHAVCAMQAADRGFADVLAMTFPAAKALEARRAEAYNRMLELITRAKDTGHLREDFTHQDVVILLIANAGVVTATGEAAPDTWRRLVGHMIRSFATPDAPIPPLPEAPAPTALYRAMVRLSHAAQDSDVEP, from the coding sequence ATGACCTCGCCACCTGCCGACCAGACGCTGTCCCCGCAGACCGGCCGGGGGCTGCGCGCCGACGCCGAACGCAACCGCTGCCGCATCCTGGCCGCCGCCCGCCACCTCTTCGCCACCGAGGGACTCGGCGTCTCCATGGCCTCGGTCGCCCGCGAGGCAGGGGTCGGCAAGGCCACGCTCGGCCGGCGCTTCGCCAACCGGGACGAGCTGGTGAACGCGGTCTTCGCCGACCGCATGGACGCCTACGTCGACGCCGTCACCGAGGCACTCGCCGACCCCGACCCGTGGCGCGGCTTCACCGGCTACCTCCACGCCGTCTGCGCCATGCAGGCCGCCGACCGCGGCTTCGCCGACGTCCTGGCCATGACCTTCCCCGCCGCGAAGGCGTTGGAGGCCCGCCGCGCCGAGGCGTACAACCGGATGCTCGAGCTCATCACCCGCGCCAAGGACACCGGGCACCTGCGCGAGGACTTCACCCACCAGGACGTCGTCATCCTGCTCATCGCCAACGCGGGAGTCGTCACCGCCACGGGCGAAGCCGCCCCCGACACCTGGCGCCGCCTCGTCGGCCACATGATCCGCTCCTTCGCGACGCCCGACGCACCGATCCCTCCCCTGCCCGAAGCACCGGCGCCCACCGCTCTCTACCGCGCCATGGTCCGCCTCTCACACGCCGCCCAGGACTCCGACGTCGAGCCGTGA
- a CDS encoding L-fuconate dehydratase — MTATSARITAVETYDVRFPTSRELDGSDAMNPDPDYSAAYVVLRTDAADELEGHGFTFTIGRGNDVQAAAINALRPHVVGRDVAELCADPGSLSRDLIGDSQLRWLGPEKGVMHMAIGAVVNAVWDLAAKREGKPLWQLLAHADPEWLVSQVDFRYIADALTPEEALKLLREGRTGLAERETVLLERGYPGYTTSPGWLGYSDDKLTRLAKQAVADGFTQIKLKVGADLDDDIRRMRTARAAVGDGIRIAIDANQRWNVDEAIEWTNSLAEFDPYWIEEPTSPDDILGHATIRKAVAPVKVATGEHVQNRIVFKQLLQAGALDVLQIDAARVGGVNENLAILLLAAKFGVPVCPHAGGVGLCELVQHLSMFDYLALSGTTENRVIEYVDHLHQHFTTPVVMRDGHYTAPLAPGFSATMREESIAAYRYPDGAFWAADRAGQEGAA, encoded by the coding sequence GTGACTGCAACCTCCGCCCGGATCACCGCGGTCGAGACCTACGACGTCCGCTTCCCCACCTCACGGGAACTGGACGGCTCGGACGCGATGAACCCGGACCCCGACTACTCCGCCGCCTACGTCGTGCTGCGCACCGACGCCGCCGACGAGCTCGAAGGCCACGGCTTCACCTTCACCATCGGCCGCGGCAACGACGTCCAGGCCGCCGCGATCAACGCACTGCGGCCACACGTGGTGGGGCGTGACGTGGCGGAGCTGTGTGCCGACCCGGGCTCGCTCAGCCGCGACCTGATCGGCGACAGCCAGCTTCGCTGGCTCGGCCCCGAGAAGGGCGTGATGCACATGGCGATCGGCGCCGTCGTGAACGCCGTGTGGGACCTCGCCGCCAAGCGGGAGGGCAAGCCGCTGTGGCAGCTGCTCGCCCACGCCGACCCCGAGTGGCTGGTCTCCCAGGTCGACTTCCGCTACATCGCCGACGCCCTCACCCCGGAGGAGGCCCTGAAGCTGCTGCGCGAGGGGCGGACCGGGCTCGCCGAACGCGAGACGGTCCTGCTGGAGCGCGGCTACCCCGGCTACACGACCTCCCCCGGCTGGCTCGGCTACTCCGACGACAAGCTCACCCGGCTGGCCAAGCAGGCCGTCGCCGACGGGTTCACCCAGATCAAGCTCAAGGTCGGCGCCGACCTCGACGACGACATCCGACGGATGCGCACCGCCCGTGCCGCCGTCGGCGACGGCATCCGCATCGCCATCGACGCCAACCAGCGCTGGAACGTCGACGAGGCGATCGAGTGGACCAACAGCCTCGCCGAGTTCGACCCGTACTGGATCGAGGAGCCCACCAGCCCCGACGACATCCTCGGCCACGCCACGATCCGCAAGGCCGTCGCCCCGGTCAAGGTGGCCACCGGCGAGCACGTCCAGAACCGCATCGTCTTCAAGCAGCTCCTGCAGGCCGGCGCCCTCGACGTCCTCCAGATCGACGCCGCCCGGGTGGGCGGGGTCAACGAGAACCTCGCCATCCTGCTGCTCGCCGCCAAGTTCGGGGTGCCGGTGTGCCCGCACGCCGGCGGGGTCGGACTGTGCGAACTCGTCCAGCACCTCTCGATGTTCGACTACCTGGCCCTGTCCGGCACCACCGAGAACCGGGTCATCGAGTACGTCGACCATCTCCACCAGCACTTCACCACGCCTGTCGTGATGCGGGACGGCCACTACACCGCGCCGCTTGCCCCCGGCTTCTCCGCCACCATGCGCGAGGAGTCCATCGCCGCGTACCGCTACCCGGACGGGGCGTTCTGGGCGGCCGACCGCGCCGGACAGGAGGGTGCGGCATGA